In the genome of Bacillota bacterium, the window TGATCTCGACGTCCATAAAGCCCGAGTCGGATACGGTAGTCATGCCTCCTCAGTGGATCCCGACAAGGCCGACGCTGGAGAACTACATCGAGGTGCTCAACTCTCCCGACGCGAGCATCCTCAGGTGGACGTTCAACTCGCTCTTCACCTCATTCGCATACACTTTCTTTTACCTTCTTCTGAGCATCTTTACCGCGTACCCCCTGGCCCGCCTTCGCTTCAGGGGAAGGGACGCATGGTTCTGGTTCCTGCTCTCCAGCATGATGATCCCTGGGATCATGTTCCTGATCCCGCACTACATGATGATGATGCAGTTCAATTGGATAGACACTTACCACGCCCTCATCTGGCCGGGCATTTCCGGAGTGTTCGGGACTTTCATGCTGAGGCAGTTCTTCCTCACGATCCCGCACGAACTCGAAGACGCCGCGCGAATAGACGGCGCCAGCAGGCTCGGCATAATCCGGCACGTGATCCTTCCGCTTTCCGTTCCGGCGATCGTAACGCTCGGGGTCTTCAGTTTCATGGGATCCTGGAACAACTACGTGTGGCCCTTGTTCGTGGTTCATGGGGACATGCTCACGCTTCCCGTCGGGGTGACCCAGTTCTCGAGCAGGTACATCACGGAATACGGCAAGCTCATGGCGGGCACGGCTGTGGCGTCGCTGCCCGTTTTGGTCGTATTTGTCTTCGCCCAACGATACTTCGTCGAGGGGCTTACGCTGACCGGACTGAAGGAGTAGACCGCGCACGTTGGAAGGTTGGGCGGGAGCTAAAACTGAAGCGAGGGGATTGGAGTGCGCTCAGTCAATTTCTCGGGCATGCGCAGCATAAACCGGTCGATAGTCCTCAACTTGATACGCACTCACGGGTCCATGTCCCGGGCTGAGATTGCGGAGCGCAGCCACCTGGCCACCTCGGCGGTGTCAAACATCGTCTCGGAGCTGCTCCAGATGGGGCTCATCCGAGAGGGCGAGACGGTAACAGCGGGAAGCGGAAGGCCTGCGACTCTCCTGGAACTGAACACCAAGTCGGTCTTCGCGATAGGGGTGAATGTGGGCTTTACGAACATACAAGGTGTCGCCACAGACCTCTCCGGAAAGCTGCTCGAGAGGGCGACGACTCCGACCGGACCGGAGGAAGGGCCTGAGAGAGTTCTCTCCAGGGTGGCCCGCGTGGCAAAGGAGGTCAGCCTCAGAGCGGGACTACCGTCCGAGAGGATAGGGGGGGTCGGGGTCGGCATACCGGGCCTCGTTGATATCGACAGTGGACGATCGGTTTACTCCCCGAACTTGGCCTGGCGCGACGTGGCGGTCCGGGAGTTCCTCGAAGGGGAGCTCTCTCTGCCCGTCTACGTTGATAACGACGTGAGAGCGGCGACATTGGGGGAAAGCACCTATGGCGCCGGGCAAGGGGCGAGGCATCTCGTGGCGTTGTTCGTGGGCTCGGCCATAGGCGCCGGGCTCATCCTCGACGGTAGACTGTATTACGGCGCCAGCCACAGCGCCGGCGAGATCGGCCACATTCGGGTGACGGAAGACGGCCCGCAGTGTTCGTGCGGCAAGTACGGGTGCCTGGAGGCGGTGGCCTCGGGGCGGGCGATAGCGAGAAAGGCCAGTCGTCTCATAAGGATGGGAGCCGCGCCGGGGCACTTGGAGCGGTTCTTCGACTCGCCGGACAGCGTAACCGCCAAGGACGTGGCGGAGGCCGCAGCGGCAGGCGATTCCGTGGCCGCCCAGATCATGGAGGAAGCCGCGAGATACGTGGGTCTGGCCATCTCATTTCTGGTGAACACATACAATCCCGATCGAGTGGTCGTAGGAGGGGGCGTGTCGCGGTCCGGGGAGCTGCTACTGGGACCCGCGAGGAAGATGGTGGAGCTGCACGCCATGCCGGTGGCCAGGGACAAGGTGGAAATAGTCCCAGGCGGTCTGGGCAGCGACGCGGGTCCGCTCGGGGCTGCGGCGCTGGTGCTCGATCGGCTGTTTCCGTCCATACAACTGGCCCATTCCGGACTTCTGAACCGGGAACGCGTGGTGTGAGCTGCGTGACTCACGAGACTCTCCTGCAGGGTGGGATGAAGAGCATGAGGGAAGCGGTCGGGCGTTGCTTGGACCGTTGCGTGAAGCTGCTGTGGCTTGCGTCAGCCCTGGCGGTCATCGCGTCACCGGCGACGGCGGCGTCAAGTGCCGGCCGGCCGGAGTGGATCGAGGTGGCTCCGGAGGGCCACTACTTTCAGACGGCGTCAGGAGCGCCCTTCATCGTGATAGGGCAGAACGACGCCATCACGTGGCCGTACCTGAGCGATCTGCTTGTGGCTGGCGATGTCGGTTCGGTGCGCGGGTACCTCGAGCGGCTCCGCGAGTCCGGGGTCAACACCATGCGTGTGATGTTCGAATACGCTCAGTTCCAATTCGGGCTGGCCGAGAACCCTCTCGGAGAGTTCCGCCAGCCGGTCGTGGAGTTCTGGGATCGCTTCATAGAGCTTGCTGAGGAATATGGGATATACCTCATTGTCACTCCGTGGGATCCGTTCTGGATGCAGAGGGAATGGGACGAGAACCCGTACAACGTCGAGAACGGCGGCATTATGGCTGACATGAAGGGGTTTCTCACCGATCCCGACGCCGTGGCCGCGCAGAAGCGTCGCTTCGCGTTCATGGTGGACAGGTGGGGCGGCTCGCCTGCGATCCTTGCCTGGGAGCTCATGAACGAGATCGAGCTGTGGTGGGGCGCAAGGCCGCGTGAGATCGCGGACTGGATCTCAGAGATGGCGCGTTTCATCAGGCAGCGGGAATTGGAGCGATACGGTCGGACCCACCTCCTCACGGCCTCCCTTGCGACCCCGTTTCCCGGTCCAGAGCTGGTCGAAGCTGTCCTGGCCCATCCCGACCTGGATTTCGCGACCACGCACCAATACGCCGGCCCGGCCGTGAACGCGCCTGTGAACACCGTGGACGCCGCTGACGCCGTGGCCCTCGCGACCGCGTACGCGAAGATGCAGCTTCCCGACGGCAGACCTTACCTCGACACTGAGAGCGGGCCCATCGACGCGTGGATCCCCGACGGGGACTTCGACGCCGAATACTACCACAACATGAGTTGGGCCCACCTCGCAAGCGGTGGCGCGGGCCAGGGGCTGCGCTGGCCGTACCGGAATCCTCACGTCCTTAGCGACGAGATGCGCGCAGTCCAAGCCGGCATGGCGAGGTTCGTCAAGGCGTTCGATTGGCGCGGCTTTGTTCCGAGGCCGATAGATCGGTTTGCCGAGGTCAGGAGCGGCACGGGATCGTCGGGGCGCATCAACGTCTATGGCGTCGGCGACGAGCGAAGGATGCTCTTGTGGCTCCTGGACATGGCACCGGCGAGGCGCGAGAGCGTGACCGCCACGGAAGGGGCGAGGCTCGTCATTCGCTACGCCGACTGGGCCGAGGCGAACGGCGTGCGGCCGCCCACAGCCTCGGGCTCAACCGCCGACGGAACCGCGGGCTCTGGCGCAACCTCGACGGCGGTGGTCGAGTTCTGGGATACACGCTTGGGCGGCAAGACGCTCGAGATCTCGCTGACTGTGGAACCCGGCGCCGCCTGGGAGATTCCCTTGCCTCGTTTCGAAGGCGATCTCGCGATTGCCATCTACCTGAAAGGGGCGTGATTCGGTGGGAGCGGACTCCTTGGACATGGTCGAGTCCACAGCCCATTTCTTCTGGGCCACAGGCATTGAGGACACGTTCGTCGCCCAGGTGGAACCAGGCCGAAGGCGTCTAGATCTATACGAGCTGCAGCATCACTACGATATGTGGAAGGAAGACTTGGACCTCGTGGGAGAACTCGGTGTGAAGGTCATGCGTTACGGGGTCCCCTGGTACCTGGTCAATCCTTCGCCCGGCCTGTACGACTGGAGCTTCACGGACAGGGTCCTGGAGTACATGACCAGAGAAAAGGGCGTTTCCCCAATAGTCGACCTGGTGCACTACGGCTGCCCGTTGTGGCTCCAAGGGGAGTTCGTCAATCCTGACTACCCGAAACGCGTCGCGGATTACGCCGCTGCGTTCGCCGAGCGCTACAAGCCCCTCGGGGTGCGCTGCTTCACGCCCCTAAACGAGCCATACGTGAACGCCGAGTATTGCGGGCTCATCGGGAGATGGCCTCCGCGGCTATCCGGGGAAGAGGGTTTCGTAAGGCTGTGCGAGCGGCTCGGCCGGGGCATAATCGCAACGGTTGAGGCGCTCAAGGCGGTGACTCCTGAAGCGGTGATGGTTCACGTGGAGGCCACCGGGCTCGCCTTATCGGAGGATCCCAGCCTCCGGCAGGCGCTTGAGCCGTTGAACGAAAGGCGCTTCGTTGTGCTCGAGTTGATTCAGGGGAGAGTGGGGCCCGACCATGTCCTTCGCGACTGGCTGGTGGACAAAGGGCTGGACGATGACGACCTCGCGTGGTTCTCAGAGCACGCGCTCCGCCTCGACGTTCTAGGGCTCAACTACTATCCCGAGCTCAGCGTGCGCCGGTTCTTCGAGCGAGGAGGGCGCTTGGAGTCAGAGCCCTGGTGGGGCGGGGCCGAGTGCCTGAAACGGCTCATAAGAGAGCACTGGCGGCGATACCGGCGGCCTGTGTTCCTGACCGAGACGAGCACGAACGAAAAGGCCGGCGACAGGGTCGCTTGGCTGCGTGAATCGGTGTCCGCCGTCAGGGAGCTGCGACAGGAGGGTATCCCCGTCATAGGCTACACGTGGTGGCCGCTTTACGACCTAGTCAACTGGGACTATCGGGAGGGCGCCGGTCCAGCCGAGGACTACATAGAGCCGATGGGATTGTGGAGCCTGGAGCCGCGAGACGGGGGCCGCCTTCTGAGAAAGCCTACGCGAGCGGTTGCCGTCTATCAAGAGTTGATATCCTCGAGCCCGGTCGGCGAGATCGGAGAGGATCCGTGTTCACCCAAGAAGATGACGTCGGGGAGGACGCAGTATAAGTGATGGGCTCTGTACGTGGCGAGTATCCGCGTCCCGATCTCCTTCGGGAGCGGTGGCTAAACCTGAATGGGACGTGGCGGTTTGACTTCGACGACGATGACGTGGGACTTGGCCAGAGGTGGTTCGACAATCCCGCTATCCTCAAGAAGGCGATCCAGGTTCCCTTCGCATACCAGGCGAAGGCGTCCGGCATCGGCGACACGACGCACCATCCCGTGGTCTGGTACGCCAGGGAAGTGACCATTCCTGAATCCTGGCGGGGGAAGAGAGTCCGGCTCAATTTCGGAGCTGTGGACTACGAGGCGACCGTTTGGGTGAACGGAGTCCCGGCAGGCTTCCACCAGGGGGGATACGTGCCGTTCGGCTTGGACGTCACTCCGATGCTCCGCGACGGCTCCAACTGGATAGTGGTTCGCGCTGTGGACCAGATCCGGACGGACCAACCGCGCGGAAAGCAAACCGCTCGGACAGGGCCGTGGGCATGTTGGTACACGGCGGTGACCGGGATATGGCAGGCCGTCTGGATGGAACCGGTCGACCCGGTGCACATCCTCGACGTCCGTCTCGTGCCTGACATCGACGCTGAGCGCTTGTCCATCGGCGTGACCTTGAGCCAGGCGACAGAAGGACTCGTCTTGGAGGCGGTGGCGACGGAGGAGGGAAGAGAGGTCGCGCGGGCGGAAGTGACCGTGGCGCCTGCTTACAAGCGATGGAGCGACCTCTGGCCTGAGCCTTTCGTCGCCCTCAGCCTGCCTGTGCCTGGGTGTCGGCTGTGGTCGCCCGAGAACCCGTTCGTCTATGACCTGGCCCTCAAACTCAGGTCGGGCGTAAGGGCCGTCGACGACGTCAGGACCTACTTCGGCATGAGGAAGGTCGAAGCACGGGACGGGGAGGTATACCTCAACAACCGGCCGTACTACCAGCGCCTCGTGTTGGATCAGGGATACTGGCCGGAGGGGCTGTATACGGCGCCGTCGGCAGAGGCCATTCGCCGAGACGTGGAGCTCACCAAAGCCATGGGTTTCAACGGCGCCCGCAAACACCAGAAGATCGAGGACCCGTACTACTCTTACTACTGCGACAAGCTGGGGCTCTTAACGTGGGTTGAGATGCCGTCGTGTTACGCGTACAATGAGTGGGGAGCGGAAAGGCTCAGGAGGGAGTGGGCCGAAGTCGTGCTGCGACACAGGAACCACCCTTCAGTGATAGCGTGGGTTCTGATGAACGAAAGCTGGGGCGCGGACGAGTTCCGACAAGGATCGTGTGCCGGAGCCGTGGCCCAGGTGATGTCCCTGTACCATCAGACATACGCGCTCGACGGAACCCGCCTGGTCGTGGACAACGATGGGTGGCAACACGCCAAGACCGACATGCTGACCATACATGAATACACTCAGTCCGCGGAAGACCTGAGGAGAAGGCTTTCGGGGTTCTTCGCCGATCGAGGAGCTGCCGTGTTCAGCCACGGATTTCCCGCGGTCCTGCCGGGGTTTGAGGGGGGCGGCGTACCCGTGCTAATCACGGAGTTTGGGGGAACCAAGGTCGCGCGCCCCGGATCCGCCTCCGCCGGGTGGGGGTACGGCGAGGAGGTAGCGGGGTCTGACGAGCTCTTGGCGAGGATCGGGTCTCTCGTCGATGCCATCCTGGAGTTTCCCGGTGTGGCCGGATACTGCTACACCCAGCTCACAGACGTGGAGCAGGAGGTCAACGGGCTCCTCACCCACGATCGTGACCCGAAGGCTCCCCTTGCGAAGCTGCGCGAGGTATTCAGAGGTAGGTAGGAGCGGTTCGAGGTGGGTAGGCGCGGTTCGAGGTGCGGTCGTGGGTATTGCCCGAGGCGTGGCTGGAGGCAAGGTTTGGGGGAGGGTGGCTGTGAATAGACGCTCATTAACGTTGAGGCCGGTTCCGTGGTCGGCCGAGATCGTTCGGGTCCTGGAGGGGCGAGGACTCATCAAGCCCTTCCGGCCGACTGAAAGGGCTCTCAAAGCTCCGGTGGGACAGAATGTCGTGGACCCTGTGTACGTGTCGGACGAACGATACGGTCCCCATAAACTCATCGCCGTCGGGGTGAACATGGATAGGGTAAGGCTGGGAGTCCACCCGGACAACGAGGAGATATTCCTTCCGAGCGTGCCGAGCGGGACCAAGCCTTGCTATTACGTTGTGTCCCTTCTCCCCGAAGGTGAGCTTCGCGAGAAGGACAGGCAGGGCCTTCTCACGGCGGATGATTTCGTCTGCGTGAAGATGCTTCCCGCGTGGCCTGGCGTCGAGGCGTTCACGGTCCTGGCGGGGACCGTTCACTGCGAGGTCGCCGCGCCCGGAGGAGGCGAGGTCCCCTACATATTCGTGACTGAGCCCAGGGATCTCCCCATAACGTGGATAGACTTGGAGCATGATGTGTCGGTGGAGGGAGATGGCGCGGTTCCATGAAGCCCGGGAAGGACAGGGAACAACGCACTGCAGGTGTTGACGCATGTCTTGGTGGGTCTAGCGCCTTGACGGAGCCTCGCTTCACGGTCAAGGAGCGCATCGTCAAGGACGACGGAAGATACCTTGTCTTCTACTGGTTTGGCGCGCGAGTCCCAGGCGGAGAGGCCCGGAATGGGAGACTAGACGATGGCGAGGGCGCGAAGACGCCCACGCCCGAAGAAGGGAGAGCGTAAGTTGTCCGAGCTTCGTTGGAATCCAGTGCTCGGTGAGTGGGTGGTGACCGCAACCCACAGACAGGACAGGACCTACCACCCGCCAGCCGATTACTGCCCGCTGTGCCCCACGCGACCAGGGGCGTTTCCGACGGAGGTGCCCTCCGAAGACTACGAGATCGTAGTGTTCGAGAACAGATTCCCGTCCTTTCGGCGCGTTCCCCCAGAGCCGGCCGTCGCAGGCAGCGAGCTGTACCCGGTGAGGCCTGCGCGGGGGATATGCGAGGTAGTGCTGTATTCGCCCAACCACCTCGGGTCCCTCGCTACCGCCGACGTCTCTGAGGTAGCGAACCTAGTGGACGTGTGGGCGGATCGATATTCCGAGCTGGGTTCGTTGGACTACATCGATTACGTCCTGATATTCGAGAACAGGGGAGAGGCGGTTGGGGTCACGTTGGACCATCCCCACGGCCAGATCTACGCGTTCCCCTTCATCCCGCCCAAGCCTGCCGTGGAATTAGAGAACGCGGCAAGACACAAGGCCGCGACCGGTCGGTGCCTGTTCTGCGATATCCTCCGTGCTGAACTCGACGATGGCCGCCGCGTGGTAGTCGACAACGAGGGCTGGGTGGCGGTCGTGCCGTTCTTCGCGCGGTATCCGTATGAGATCCACATCCTGCCGAAGCGCCACGCACAGAGCCTGCCGGAGCTCAGCTCGACTGAGCGGCGGGGGATGGCTGAGATCCTGAAGGTCGTCTTGCAGAAATACGACAACCTGTTCAGCAAGCCTCTTCCGTACATCATGGTCATGCACCAGGCTCCGACCGACGGAAAGCGTTACGACCACTATCACTTCCACATCGAGTTCTACCCGCCCAACCGCACGGCGACCAAGCTGAAATACCTTGCCGGGTGCGAGTCCGGAGCCGGCACGTTCATAAACGATACGCTTCCCGAGGAGAAAGCGGCCGAGCTCCGGTCGGTTCAGCCGGTGGCAGGCGGCCCTGGCGTGCCTTCCGACCCGGCGGGTGAAGGAGGAGGCAACAAGACACGGTGAGCGACGCTGGTGTTGTCGGTGGTGCTTCGGGCGCGGGTGGCGCGAATGGCATCGGCGGCGTCGGCGACAACGGGGCTAGTGGCGGCGGCCTTGGCGTTGACTGCGCCTTTGCAGGCGGGTTTGAGTGCCGCGCGTACGGCGAAAGGTCGGCCCGCGTTCTCCGCGCGTTCTGTCATGTCTTCCGCGATGTCTTGGACGAGGCCGTCGCCTACACAGAGGACGCTTCTCCGGTTCGAGTGGTCAGGGCGCCAGGTCGTGTCAATCTCATCGGCGAGCACACCGACTACAACGACGGGTTCGTGCTCCCGGCGGCTATCGACCGCGACGTGACGATGGCGGCGAGGCGCCGTCGTGACCGGAAGGTAAGGGCCTTCTCCATTGACTACGACGTGGGGACGGAGTTCTCTCTCGACGACATCCGGCCCGATAGCGTGCATGCCTGGACGAACTACATCCGCGGGACTCTCGACGTCCTTATGAAACGGGGTCTGCCCGTAACCGGGATGGATCTGGCCGTCACGGGCGACGTTCCGCGCGGAGCTGGGCTAAGCTCCTCCGCAGCCCTCGAGACGGCCACGGCCGTGGCGGCGCGCGTGGTCGGAGGCTTTGCGCTCGAGGGGCCGGAGCTGGCGCTAGCCTGCCAGGAGGCGGAGAACCGGTTCGTTGGGGTGAGATGCGGCATAATGGACCAGTTCGCGTCGGCCTTGGGAAAGGCCGGACACGCCCTCTTCATCGACTGCCGGAGCCACCGATACGAGCTGGTCCCCGTGCCCCGCGGCTACCGGATAGTGATCTGCGATAGCGGAGTGCGCCGCGGACTTCGAGACTCCGAATACAACGTGCGTCGGGCCCAGTGTGAAGAGGCCGTGCGGTTGCTCAAGGAGGATCTGCCCCATGTCAGAGCTCTACGGGACGTATCGAGCGGAGAGCTCGCGGCATTGCAGGGAAAGCTTTCTGAGGAGGTCAGACGACGAGCCGCGCACGTGATCGCCGAGAACGAACGGGTTACGAGAGGCGTCAAAGCTCTGCGAGAAGGCCGGGTGGACGAGTTCGGGCGGCTCATGGTGGAGTCTCACGAGAGCCTTGCCAGGCTCTATGAGGTAAGCTGCCGGGAACTGGATCTGCTCGTGGACATCGCGCTCGCATGGCCCGGCGTAATCGGCGCTCGGATGACAGGCGCCGGGTTCGGGGGGTGCACCGTGAACCTCGTGCGCGAGGAAGCCGTTGGTGGCTTCGCAGAAACTGTCATGTCCGAGTATGGCCGGCGCGTCGATTCATCTAAGCTCAGCGCGCCTCCTCAAGTGTACGTTTGCGAGGCCGCGGACGGCGCTGGAGTCGTGCAGTGATTGGAGCTGGCGAGGAGGACGCTTCCTCTCATTCTGAAGAACTCGCAAAGAAAAGCGCTGAAGCGTGTTGACCCTAACGTAACGTGAGGGCTTAAGATGACAGTGCGGAGGGGTTCGGTTGACGTACACGGTCAAAGCCGTCTCGGAGATCGCGGGCGTGAGCGTCCGCACTCTGCATCACTACGACCACATCGGCTTGCTTAGGCCCGCTCAAAGAGGCTTCTCGGGGTATCGACTCTATACAGAAGAAGACCTCGAGCGGCTTCAGCAAGTTCTCTTCTTCCGGGAGCTGGGGTTCGGCCTTCATGAGATCAAGGAGATCATCGACCGCCCGGACTTCGATAGGAGGAAGGCCCTGCTGAAACACAAGGAGCTCCTGCTGGAGCGCAGAGAGCGGCTCACGCGGCTGGTCCAGCTGGTCGACCGAACCCTCGAGGCGATGGAGGAGGGCGTTGAGATGGACGAAAGAGAGATGTTCGAAGGGTTCGACCAAGAGCGCCTCGAGGAGGAAGCCCGGCAGCGTTGGGGTGGAACCGAGGAGTTCGAGGAGTCCATCCGGAGGACTCGAAGCTATACGAAGGTGGATTGGGCGGCGATTCAAGAGGAAGGCAAAGAGGTTCTTCAGGGAATAGCGTCGCTGACGGACAGGGCACCTTCGGATCCGGAGGTCCAGCAGTGGATCGGCAGGCACCACAAACATATCAACGATCGTTTCTACAGGTGCTCGCTCAAGGTCTACAGAGGGCTGGGAGACCTATACGTGGAGGACGAGAGGTTCAAGGCGTTCTTCGAGAGGATAAAGCCCGGGATGGCATGGTTCATGAGAGACGCCATGCACGCGTATTGTGACCGCCTGGAAGGCGAGTAATGGCATTCGCGTACGCGTGGCCGTTTCGCACCGCTAACCTCGGCTTGTCCGCGGCTAGCGGTGCGGTTTTGTCTTCCTAGAGCCGGGATGCGCCCCTTCCGTCGGGAACATCCTACCGGCCTGCGGTTGTCAACGCGTTCTCTATTGCCTTCAGTATCACCTTGCTACTATAGGTGGCCCCGGCGACCGTGTCCACGTCCAAGGACTGAGCGTCTACGACTCTTCCGGGTATTGCTTCTGCCGCAGCTCCCCGGCCATGTCGGTGTTCGACGAGCTCGATCTCTGATATCCTGTGATCCCTTACGGTCACTTTCACCCGAGCGCTCACCGGAAACATGCTGTAACTTCCGTAGTACGTGCCGTCAGCCACTCGGGACATGTCCACGTCCGCCATAGGCAGACTCTTGAGCTGCTCCAGATTTGCCTCCGTGGTCCTGATGAACGACCTTAGACCGATAGCAACGACGCACGCCACACCGACCACGCCAGTCAAGACGGCGAGCACCATCCTGCGTCTTCTCTTGTTCACATTGTCCATAAAGGGTTCACCTCCCTGTCCGACGCCTCCGCAACTTACCAGGTCATGGGAATCACCAGGTCCTCACGAGACTCTTTGCCCAAGCTGCCGCCCGTTCCAGCTCACCGTCTTTCAATGGGCCTTCGCTGTCCTTCACGAAAAACCCTTCGGGTGGAGCCGCAAGCGCGCCACCCTTCTTCTCGAGCCTATCCGCGATGGGCTTCGCGGCGTATCCGAACAGCCTGACCATGACGTTGAGAAAGCGTGAGCGCACGTCGGCCGCGGAGATCCTGGTGTCGAAGGCAGCCACCTTGACACCTTTCAGGCCTCCCGGTGGGATGCTGTCAAGAAAGTCCGTGACCGGCTTTGTCGGCCGGAAAGCCCGCGTGGGTGAACCGACGATCAGTAATCTCAATCCGTTCAAGTGTTCTGGCCTGACCTCGCTCGCACGAAGCGTTTCCGTGTCGGCCGGCGAGCCTATGGCCTTGCCCATCGCTCGAGCCACCTGCTCAGTATTCCCGAAAACCGAGTCGAACACTATCAGGGTTCTTGCTGCTGTCATTCGGGGATGCCTCCTCTTACGAGCTCCCGAGTAGTGAGCCCAGACCTCGTCCTTCATCGAGACTCACCCGAAGTCGTACATTCATTATTGCCAGCGTATCACCTTCCGACGGTTGAAGATTTCCCGGGAGCGTTCACACCCGGGAGGTTGCGGCCGCTGCTGCGACGGCGGGTTCCGCTGTCGAGTCCGGATATCAGCTCGCACTCACCGCCAGGAATTCCGCGAGGAGGATTGTCATCCGTAAGAGAGAAAGATTATACTAACAAAGAGCCTTCGTTGTGTCGAAGGGCGTTTTCCTGCCAATTGGCATGGCCTCTCGTGAGCGTCTGGCAGGCGCGGCGTCGTGGACGCGGCGCGTGGCCGTGAAGAGACGCACAAGCAAGATGCGGCTGAGATGCGGCTGAGATTCGGCTTGGATGCGGCAGGGATAGACGTGGGGCAGGCGACCTGAACAGCTCTCAAGCAGCTCTGCCTTCGAAGAGGCTTCATCCTACAGTAGAGTGGTGCGGGTGAAGAGAATGGTCGGTCTCGATTTGAAGCCGGTTGAGACGGTGAGCACGTCGACTCAGATTATCGAGCAGTTCGTGGAGATGATTCGAACTGCAAGGCTCAAACCCGGGAACTGCCTTCCCTCTGAAACGAGCCTGGCCAAGAGCCTTGGCACGAGCCGCGCGACGATCAGAGAGGCATTGAGCGGCCTAAAGGTCCTGGGGCTTCTGGAATCCATCCCAGGCAAGGGCAACTTCGTCAAGAAGCCCAGCATGGACTATCAACTCGAAGGCATCGTCGATACGATCAGGAGCCGGATGAGTTTCCTGGAGGCACTCGAAGCCAGAAGGGCGATAGAGGGTGAGGTCTGCTACCTGGCGGCGAAGAGGCGCACCGATTCCGCGCT includes:
- the galK gene encoding galactokinase; translated protein: MSDAGVVGGASGAGGANGIGGVGDNGASGGGLGVDCAFAGGFECRAYGERSARVLRAFCHVFRDVLDEAVAYTEDASPVRVVRAPGRVNLIGEHTDYNDGFVLPAAIDRDVTMAARRRRDRKVRAFSIDYDVGTEFSLDDIRPDSVHAWTNYIRGTLDVLMKRGLPVTGMDLAVTGDVPRGAGLSSSAALETATAVAARVVGGFALEGPELALACQEAENRFVGVRCGIMDQFASALGKAGHALFIDCRSHRYELVPVPRGYRIVICDSGVRRGLRDSEYNVRRAQCEEAVRLLKEDLPHVRALRDVSSGELAALQGKLSEEVRRRAAHVIAENERVTRGVKALREGRVDEFGRLMVESHESLARLYEVSCRELDLLVDIALAWPGVIGARMTGAGFGGCTVNLVREEAVGGFAETVMSEYGRRVDSSKLSAPPQVYVCEAADGAGVVQ
- a CDS encoding MerR family transcriptional regulator; translated protein: MTYTVKAVSEIAGVSVRTLHHYDHIGLLRPAQRGFSGYRLYTEEDLERLQQVLFFRELGFGLHEIKEIIDRPDFDRRKALLKHKELLLERRERLTRLVQLVDRTLEAMEEGVEMDEREMFEGFDQERLEEEARQRWGGTEEFEESIRRTRSYTKVDWAAIQEEGKEVLQGIASLTDRAPSDPEVQQWIGRHHKHINDRFYRCSLKVYRGLGDLYVEDERFKAFFERIKPGMAWFMRDAMHAYCDRLEGE
- a CDS encoding FMN-binding protein → MDNVNKRRRRMVLAVLTGVVGVACVVAIGLRSFIRTTEANLEQLKSLPMADVDMSRVADGTYYGSYSMFPVSARVKVTVRDHRISEIELVEHRHGRGAAAEAIPGRVVDAQSLDVDTVAGATYSSKVILKAIENALTTAGR
- a CDS encoding flavodoxin family protein, which produces MTAARTLIVFDSVFGNTEQVARAMGKAIGSPADTETLRASEVRPEHLNGLRLLIVGSPTRAFRPTKPVTDFLDSIPPGGLKGVKVAAFDTRISAADVRSRFLNVMVRLFGYAAKPIADRLEKKGGALAAPPEGFFVKDSEGPLKDGELERAAAWAKSLVRTW